The following proteins are co-located in the uncultured Propionivibrio sp. genome:
- a CDS encoding ATP-binding protein, producing the protein MVYLAVILVAFSLFILYKEKGDTRIFLFLLTAGWIISVFFFIAYIQYLDQRELYQNLFSKKVLITTLLPKSPITLLGSGDKIILVMNFGIALFIYSALCFPMSFLKPLRKNIAVYMLLAVPQLIQFLIYSPRIYEYVYRALFVGPYQGIISFADFYAIDENVHFITRLVNHTYIGLGVAMMIYNYFIALKIKYFRSYYLLIASGYTSIVLMFTTFLWWAPKRLISLTTAKDSMHFLPVSILIEGNVIEYLPHIMLVSFVTLLLALYRFNQLYFSLQTVKTNIYRSFDITNSGIRFYNHMIKNFAMAVLVDAESLKAKMSDSAAVTAHADRIIRNSKELLVTLNGIQSKFSVTSLNLSLTDIREVMRRALDQVKLDGVNVSYSTDDSPLLVLLDPQHMKEVFTNILNNSLHAMKQDPRALHIEIHRNKTWVHVSISDTGCGIPKENLDKIFLPFFTTGSRQESWGLGLSYSYRVIMAHLGRIFVDSEQGYGTTVKILLPLNDE; encoded by the coding sequence ATGGTCTATCTGGCAGTCATTCTCGTCGCTTTCTCGCTGTTTATCCTGTACAAGGAAAAGGGCGATACGCGAATTTTCCTATTCCTGCTGACTGCCGGATGGATCATTTCCGTATTCTTCTTTATCGCCTACATCCAGTACCTGGACCAAAGAGAGCTCTATCAGAATCTCTTTTCGAAGAAGGTGCTGATCACCACGCTGTTGCCGAAATCGCCGATTACGCTGCTGGGGAGTGGCGACAAAATCATCTTGGTCATGAATTTCGGCATTGCCCTTTTCATCTACTCGGCGCTCTGCTTTCCCATGTCCTTCCTCAAGCCGCTGCGAAAAAACATCGCGGTTTACATGCTGCTTGCGGTGCCTCAGCTTATCCAGTTTCTGATCTACTCGCCAAGAATATACGAGTACGTCTACCGCGCCCTCTTTGTCGGCCCTTACCAAGGCATCATTTCGTTCGCGGACTTCTACGCCATTGACGAAAATGTGCATTTCATCACCAGGCTGGTAAATCACACCTATATCGGACTCGGCGTGGCAATGATGATTTATAACTATTTCATTGCCCTGAAGATAAAGTACTTCCGTAGTTACTATCTTCTGATTGCGTCGGGATATACGTCCATCGTGCTCATGTTCACCACATTTCTCTGGTGGGCGCCGAAACGACTGATATCCCTCACGACAGCCAAGGATTCCATGCATTTTCTGCCTGTATCCATTCTGATCGAGGGCAATGTCATCGAATACCTTCCCCACATCATGCTGGTGTCGTTCGTTACCCTGCTGCTGGCACTCTACCGTTTCAATCAGTTGTATTTTTCGCTGCAAACGGTCAAGACAAACATATACCGTTCGTTCGATATCACCAATTCCGGGATCCGGTTTTACAACCACATGATCAAGAATTTCGCCATGGCGGTTCTGGTGGACGCCGAATCGCTCAAAGCAAAGATGTCCGACTCGGCAGCCGTAACAGCCCATGCTGATCGCATCATACGAAACTCAAAGGAACTTCTTGTTACGCTCAACGGAATTCAGTCCAAGTTCTCGGTCACATCGCTCAATCTTTCGCTAACCGACATCCGGGAGGTGATGCGTCGCGCACTCGACCAGGTCAAGCTAGACGGTGTAAACGTCAGCTATTCGACTGACGACTCGCCTCTCCTGGTGCTGCTGGATCCACAGCATATGAAGGAGGTATTTACCAATATCCTGAACAACTCCTTGCACGCCATGAAGCAGGACCCACGGGCGCTCCATATCGAAATCCATCGCAACAAGACCTGGGTTCATGTATCCATCTCCGACACCGGATGCGGAATTCCGAAAGAAAATCTCGACAAGATATTTCTCCCGTTTTTCACCACAGGAAGCCGACAGGAAAGCTGGGGGCTTGGCTTGAGCTACTCCTACCGGGTGATCATGGCGCATCTGGGACGCATATTTGTCGACTCGGAACAAGGATATGGCACAACGGTGAAGATCCTGTTGCCGCTGAACGACGAATAA
- a CDS encoding DUF3696 domain-containing protein has translation MISYLEIENFKCFAHLRLSFGALTLLTGFNGGGKSTAIHPILLLAQSYMGTDGVDSLMLNGSLVRLGTVGDVLPADAKQSVLTFKASSESEEITWVTKASAGDRHLSIAKSASQHHEATESVKTTLSEGAGVVASLMCIAYISAIREGTSDAYPMPEVESNTIVNVGPDGRFAPYWYYQFADDEVVENRRHPKEPASSFRKQLDAWLSSLFPGAQADVSHMPQVSLESLRFRQTNIGSWRRPANIGYGFTYAFPIIVQLLGASEGQTVVIDSPEAHLHPSAQSQMGRLLAFFAAAGVQIIVETHSDHLLNGARLAVKERALKANKLQIHFFTGADNTSHGVVSPAVNSEGQLSNWPDGFFDQSEKDLIQLSGWE, from the coding sequence ATGATTTCTTACTTAGAAATTGAGAACTTCAAGTGCTTTGCGCATCTTCGGCTTTCTTTTGGCGCTCTGACGTTATTGACCGGGTTTAATGGGGGGGGTAAGTCAACAGCGATTCATCCGATACTTCTGTTAGCGCAGTCGTATATGGGCACTGACGGTGTCGATTCGCTGATGTTAAACGGTTCGCTCGTTCGTCTTGGAACCGTGGGGGATGTGCTACCAGCTGACGCAAAACAATCAGTACTAACCTTTAAAGCATCTTCGGAAAGCGAGGAAATTACCTGGGTTACGAAAGCTAGCGCAGGAGATAGGCATTTGTCCATTGCGAAGAGTGCTTCTCAGCACCATGAGGCGACGGAGTCTGTCAAGACTACTCTTTCTGAAGGGGCAGGAGTCGTCGCGTCATTGATGTGCATAGCATATATAAGTGCAATTCGTGAGGGAACGTCTGATGCGTATCCAATGCCAGAGGTGGAGTCGAACACGATTGTCAATGTTGGCCCAGATGGAAGATTTGCCCCTTATTGGTACTATCAGTTTGCAGATGACGAGGTCGTGGAGAATCGCAGGCATCCAAAGGAACCTGCATCTTCTTTTCGGAAGCAGCTAGACGCTTGGCTTTCTTCTCTATTCCCAGGGGCGCAGGCAGATGTTTCACACATGCCTCAGGTTTCTCTTGAGAGCTTGCGGTTTCGACAAACTAATATCGGATCGTGGCGAAGGCCCGCCAACATTGGCTACGGATTTACATATGCATTTCCGATCATCGTCCAACTGCTCGGTGCTAGCGAGGGGCAGACTGTCGTCATAGATAGCCCCGAAGCTCACCTTCATCCATCTGCCCAGTCACAAATGGGGCGACTGCTTGCTTTTTTTGCAGCAGCAGGAGTCCAAATTATCGTTGAGACGCACAGCGACCATCTTCTAAATGGTGCTAGATTGGCTGTAAAAGAGAGAGCTTTAAAGGCAAATAAGCTCCAGATTCATTTTTTTACGGGCGCTGACAATACATCGCACGGTGTGGTGTCCCCCGCCGTTAACAGCGAAGGCCAGCTGAGCAATTGGCCAGATGGTTTCTTCGATCAGTCAGAAAAGGATCTCATTCAGCTTTCAGGGTGGGAATGA